In a single window of the Rhodamnia argentea isolate NSW1041297 chromosome 2, ASM2092103v1, whole genome shotgun sequence genome:
- the LOC115737408 gene encoding LOW QUALITY PROTEIN: protein MODIFIED TRANSPORT TO THE VACUOLE 1-like (The sequence of the model RefSeq protein was modified relative to this genomic sequence to represent the inferred CDS: deleted 1 base in 1 codon), which yields MDSSRRAVESYWRSRLIDAATSDEDKVTPVYKLEEICELLRSSHASIVKEVSEFILKRLDHKSPVVKQKALRLIKYVVGKSGLEFRREMQRHSVAVRQLFHYKGHPDPLKGDALNKAVRDTAHEAISTIFSEQDNKAAPTEDLNTRIQGFGNTNIEMPSEDKKSFLSEVVGLGSASIKQGLDSLTQGQSFRRKENGSYRGPNLQRSLTIESDDTNKYEPVETGNEARLGISTKRASGSWNPDMRVANTEWTNGNSTSSHTENKTREERLLETIVTSGGVRLQPTRDATHVFLVEAAKLDPMAISQALETKLQSPQWQVRVRAICVLDSIVRIKDNEPFSIVASYFSENKELLIRCSLSPQASLREKANKVLSFLDGERVGSLAIGSGKPVKAETATAVQMPDLIDTGESDYINGTNDLTYMQGAANTGSLTKEVTPSIYDLLGDNVGSGVSTSEERNDDDPFADVSFHSGQGQDSTDDIFKGMTIDDKHGVNQNHVTINENRPELFDIFGSSDISSEQVNQRNDVNALMAGLSVNESEVKGTPAMLSEAIMSNLKSNPGYQVSIDTLNRIVESQMTGISPNAMPLPSSLPFSIPPGMMFNPAFPSQSINYVGMGNFLAQQQILANTSNFQLNGNMNAQGVGTSHVTRANGSHSPPFPDIFQANFPTQSPNMMGSNLKKEGTKAFDFISDHLAAAKDSKRTL from the exons ATGGATTCGAGCAGGAGAGCGGTGGAGTCGTACTGGAGATCGCGGCTGATCGACGCCGCGACCTCCGATGAGGACAAGGTCACGCCTGTTTACAAGCTTGAGGAAATCTGCGAGCTCCTGCGTTCTTCTCACGCCAGCATCGTCAAGGAGGTTTCGGAGTTTATATTGAAGCGGCTCGATCACAAGAGCCCCGTCGTCAAACAGAAG GCTCTTAGGTTAATTAAATACGTGGTTGGAAAATCTGGTTTGGAGTTTCGCAGGGAGATGCAAAGACATTCTGTTGCAGTTCGACAATTATTCCATTACAAGGGGCATCCAGATCCTCTTAAGGGGGATGCTCTGAATAAGGCTGTGAGGGACACAGCTCATGAGGCAATTTCTACCATCTTCTCTGAACAGGACAATAAAGCAGCACCCACTGAGGATCTTAATACAAGAATTCAAGGATTTGGAAACACTAATATTGAAATGCCATCAGAAGACAAGAAATCATTTCTCAGTGAGGTAGTTGGGCTTGGAAGTGCATCCATCAAGCAAGGACTCGATAGTCTCACTCAGGGGCAGTCATttagaaggaaagaaaatggcaGTTATAGAGGTCCGAATCTTCAGAGATCTTTGACAATAGAAAGTGATGACACAAATAAGTATGAACCAGTTGAAACAGGCAATGAGGCTCGGTTGGGGATCTCAACAAAACGGGCCAGTGGTTCCTGGAATCCAGATATGAGAGTGGCAAATACAGAATGGACCAATGGGAATTCTACTTCCAGTCATACCGAGAACAAGACTCGTGAAGAGCGGTTGTTGGAAACTATCGTAACATCTGGTGGTGTTCGTCTACAACCCACTCGAGATGCTACTCATGTTTTCCTTGTGGAGGCAGCAAAATTGGATCCAATGGCCATAAGCCAGGCCCTTGAAACAAAGCTTCAGTCTCCTCAATGGCAG GTTCGTGTGAGAGCTATCTGCGTGTTGGACTCCATTGTGAGGATAAAGGACAATGAACCCTTCTCAATTGTGGCTTCTTATTTCAGTGAAAACAAAGAACTTTTGATTAGATGTTCTTTGTCTCCGCAAGCTTCTTTGAGGGAAAAGGCAAATAAG GTCCTTAGCTTTTTGGATGGAGAACGGGTAGGTTCTTTGGCAATTGGTTCAGGTAAGCCAGTGAAGGCTGAGACTGCTACTGCAGTTCAGATGCCTGATCTAATAGATACTGGCGAATCCGATTACATAAATGGAACAAATGATTTAACATATATGCAAGGTGCTGCAAACACTGGAAGCTTGACCAAAGAGGTGACCCCTTCCATCTATGATTTGCTCGGAGATAATGTTGGGTCTGGTGTGAGCACCagtgaagaaagaaatgatGATGATCCCTTTGCCGATGTCTCTTTTCACAGTGGCCAAGGTCAAGACTCTACTGATGATATCTTTAAGGGGATGACTATTGATGATAAGCATGGTGTTAATCAAAACCATGTAACAATCAACGAAAATAGGCCTGAATTATTCGATATTTTTGGGTCTTCTGACATCTCTTCAGAGCAGGTAAATCAGAGAAATGATGTCAATGCTTTGATGGCTGGCTTGTCTGTGAATGAGAGTGAGGTGAAAGGAACTCCTGCAATGCTATCTGAAGCCATAATGTCAAATTTAAAAAGCAATCCTGGCTATCAGGTCTCTATTGATACATTGAACAGAATTGTTGAATCTCAAATGACTGGCATCAGTCCCAATGCCATGCCTCTC CCTAGCAGCCTGCCATTTAGCATACCTCCTGGGATGATGTTTAATCCTGCTTTTCCATCACAATCCATAAATTATGTTGGGATGGGGAATTTTCTCGCTCAGCAGCAAATTCTAGCAAACACGTCTAACTTCCAACTTAATGGGAATATGAATGCTCAGGGCGTTGGCACCAGTCATGTTACCCGAGCTAATGGCAGTCATTCACCACCCTTCCCTGATATTTTCCAGGCAAATTTTCCCACTCAGTCTCCTAATATGATGGGGAGCAACTTGAAGAAAGAGGGGACAAAAGCATTTGATTTTATCTCG GATCATCTTGCTGCAGCTAAAGATTCAAAAAGGACACTTTAA